Within the Gloeobacter kilaueensis JS1 genome, the region GGATTTCACCCGGCAGCCGGCATCACCCCGCTTTAATCTAGTCATCTGCAACCCGCCTTACGTCCGACATCATCACCTGAACAATGATGACAAAGCACGGCTGCAGCTCAGCACCATCCGGGCCTGCGGCACTAAAATGAGCGGCTTGGCGGGCCTCTATTGTCATTTCCTGGGGCTGTCGCACGCCTGGATGGCGGAAGGTGGTCTCGCCGGCTGGCTCATCCCCAGCGAATTCATGGATGTAAATTACGGTCAAGCGGTCAAGCGATACCTGCTGGAGCAGATGACGCTGCTGCATATTCATCGCTTTGACCCGAGCGATGTGCAATTTGCCGACGCGTTGGTTTCCTCGGCACTGGTCTGGTTCCGCAAAACGCTGCCCTCGCCCGACCATGCTGTCACTTTTAGCTTTGGTGGCAGTTTGAGTGCGCCAAAGCTGATACGTGTGGTGCCGGCAAGTGCTCTGGCCCGTGAAGCAAAATGGACACGGTTTCCGGCGACGGATATTCGCAATAACGACTCGCTGCCGACCATCGCGGACTTGTTCAAAATCAGGCGCGGTCTCGCAACCGGTAACAATAATTACTTTATTCTCTCGAACGAAGAAATCAGGGCACGCGCGCTACCGCTGGAATGCTTCCGCCCTATTCTGCCGAGCCCCCGCTATCTCACCACAGATATCGTCGAGGCTGATGCGATGGGTCTGCCTGTCCTTGAGCACCGTCTTTTTCTGCTGGACGTGCGCTTGAGCGAAGCTGAGATCGAGTGCCGCTATCCACGCCTCCTGGCTTATCTCGAAGAGGGCAAGGCCCAGGGCCTGCACGAGGGCTACTTGTGCAGCCATCGCTCCCCCTGGTACAGTCAGGAAAATCGGCCCCCAGCCCCGATAGTTTGCACCTATATGGGTCGGGGCGACGCC harbors:
- a CDS encoding Eco57I restriction-modification methylase domain-containing protein; protein product: MGHSFAALEEQRLLLQASLDGLKTQAARNKLGQFATPSALAQEIMRCAAALMPAGAPVRFLDPAIGTGAFYAALRTVFPENQVHEAVGFEVDTHYGQPARQLWQETGLDLTLADFTRQPASPRFNLVICNPPYVRHHHLNNDDKARLQLSTIRACGTKMSGLAGLYCHFLGLSHAWMAEGGLAGWLIPSEFMDVNYGQAVKRYLLEQMTLLHIHRFDPSDVQFADALVSSALVWFRKTLPSPDHAVTFSFGGSLSAPKLIRVVPASALAREAKWTRFPATDIRNNDSLPTIADLFKIRRGLATGNNNYFILSNEEIRARALPLECFRPILPSPRYLTTDIVEADAMGLPVLEHRLFLLDVRLSEAEIECRYPRLLAYLEEGKAQGLHEGYLCSHRSPWYSQENRPPAPIVCTYMGRGDAKSGRSFRFILNLSQATVANVYLAMYPRPPLAQALKREPALIRRLWQVLNQITPEQLLSEGRVYGGGLHKLEPKELAKVPACALLSLISN